The Thermoanaerobaculia bacterium genome window below encodes:
- a CDS encoding serine/threonine-protein kinase, giving the protein MTLATGTKLGPYEVVSPLGAGGMGEVYRARDAKLGRDVAVKVLAERFARDAAAVARFEREARAVAALSHPNILSIHDFGDDRGTVYAVTELLEGDTLRSRLGGAPLATRRAIEIALQVARGLSAAHEKGIVHRDLKPENIFVTDDGRVKILDFGLAKLLPTEAATADTHAPTVEATEPGVVL; this is encoded by the coding sequence ATGACTCTCGCCACCGGAACGAAACTCGGCCCCTATGAAGTCGTCTCTCCCCTGGGGGCGGGGGGCATGGGAGAGGTCTACCGGGCGCGCGACGCCAAGCTCGGGCGCGACGTCGCGGTGAAGGTGCTCGCCGAGCGTTTCGCCCGGGATGCCGCCGCCGTCGCGCGGTTCGAGCGCGAGGCGCGGGCGGTCGCCGCGCTCTCTCACCCGAACATCCTCTCGATCCACGATTTCGGGGACGATCGGGGAACCGTCTACGCGGTCACCGAACTCCTCGAGGGAGACACGCTCCGGAGCCGCCTGGGCGGCGCCCCGCTCGCGACCCGGCGCGCGATCGAGATCGCCCTCCAGGTCGCTCGCGGCCTCTCCGCGGCCCACGAGAAAGGGATCGTTCACCGGGATCTCAAGCCCGAGAACATCTTCGTCACCGACGACGGCCGGGTGAAGATCCTCGATTTCGGCTTGGCAAAGCTCCTCCCGACCGAAGCGGCCACCGCCGATACGCACGCGCCGACGGTGGAGGCCACGGAACCGGGAGTCGTCCT
- a CDS encoding FtsX-like permease family protein has protein sequence MPLELSIAWRYLAASRKRAHVAVVSAIALGGLAVGVAALVLSIALLTGFQDRIRERLSRDTPHLLVVPARGVSLSGAGSLEKAIAGNPEVSSVSPFVDGRGWITDPGSRSALPVRFRSSRSVAEGEVAVAAAVAGQIGTGRGGEVRLVANRTELSPLGPIPVSLSLRVAAVSNVPPSAAIPEIALSLADARTLAGEAANVSGLAVKLVSASRAEAVRSALAPRLGPDVRVRTWAESNPGLTFALRLEKILIFVTVFLIVVVASLNVVSDLALLVVEKRRDLGVLATLGAPGTSLSRIYWWLGASIGGAGTLAGAAGGAAAAWALDRFALVPLPADVYLMSHVPFALHPRDLALVVAFSLSAALAAAALPARSAGRVGPAEALRLSR, from the coding sequence GTGCCTCTCGAGCTCTCGATCGCATGGCGGTATCTCGCGGCGTCGCGCAAGCGCGCGCACGTCGCGGTCGTCTCGGCGATCGCCCTGGGAGGCCTCGCCGTGGGGGTCGCGGCTCTGGTGCTGTCGATCGCCCTCCTCACCGGATTCCAGGACCGCATCCGCGAACGTCTCTCGCGCGACACGCCGCACCTTCTCGTGGTCCCGGCCCGCGGGGTGTCCCTGAGCGGCGCCGGTTCCCTCGAAAAGGCGATCGCCGGGAACCCCGAGGTTTCGTCCGTTTCGCCGTTCGTCGACGGTCGCGGGTGGATCACGGACCCGGGCTCGCGGAGCGCCCTTCCCGTCCGCTTCCGCTCGAGCCGTTCCGTCGCGGAGGGAGAGGTCGCGGTCGCCGCGGCGGTCGCCGGCCAGATCGGGACCGGACGCGGCGGCGAGGTCCGGCTCGTCGCGAACCGGACGGAGCTCTCGCCTCTCGGGCCGATCCCCGTCTCGCTCTCCCTCCGGGTGGCCGCGGTCTCGAACGTTCCGCCTTCCGCCGCGATTCCGGAGATCGCGCTCTCGCTCGCCGACGCCCGGACGCTGGCCGGGGAAGCCGCGAACGTCTCCGGGCTCGCCGTGAAGCTCGTTTCCGCCTCCCGCGCCGAGGCGGTCCGGTCGGCGCTCGCGCCGCGGCTCGGCCCGGACGTCCGCGTCCGGACGTGGGCCGAGTCGAATCCGGGGCTCACGTTCGCGCTCCGCCTCGAAAAGATCCTGATCTTCGTGACGGTGTTCCTGATCGTCGTCGTCGCGTCCCTGAACGTCGTCTCGGACCTCGCTCTCCTCGTCGTCGAAAAGCGCCGCGACCTCGGCGTCCTCGCGACGCTCGGCGCGCCCGGGACGTCGCTGTCGCGAATCTACTGGTGGCTCGGGGCGTCGATCGGCGGGGCGGGAACGCTCGCCGGGGCGGCCGGGGGAGCGGCGGCGGCGTGGGCGCTCGACCGGTTCGCGCTCGTCCCGCTGCCCGCCGACGTGTACCTGATGTCGCACGTCCCCTTCGCGCTCCACCCGCGCGATCTGGCGCTCGTGGTCGCGTTCTCGCTGTCGGCGGCGCTCGCGGCGGCGGCGCTCCCGGCACGATCGGCCGGGCGGGTCGGACCCGCCGAGGCCCTCCGGCTGTCGCGATGA
- a CDS encoding ABC transporter ATP-binding protein, translating to MSPPVVRAEGLTKVYGSGAAAVRVFENLSIEVLPGEFVAVVGPSGCGKSTLLHLLAGIDSPDSGFVEIDGVRMSSLDAAARAKLRNERIGFVFQFHHLLPEFSAAENVALPLRIAAVPAREARRRAGEILDRVGLAGRADHFPAEMSGGELQRAAVGRAIARSPRVILADEPTGNLDRANADRVFQLLRDVQRESGGSVVLVTHDPDLASRCDKIFSMSTQGNGQGTAAPDGGNGSPDV from the coding sequence ATGAGCCCGCCGGTCGTCCGGGCCGAGGGGCTGACGAAGGTGTACGGGAGCGGTGCGGCCGCCGTGCGCGTGTTCGAGAACCTCTCGATCGAGGTGTTGCCCGGGGAGTTCGTGGCGGTCGTCGGGCCCTCGGGATGCGGCAAATCGACCCTCCTCCACCTCCTGGCGGGAATCGATTCGCCCGATTCCGGGTTCGTGGAGATCGATGGAGTGCGGATGTCCTCTCTCGATGCCGCCGCCCGGGCGAAGCTCCGGAACGAACGGATCGGCTTCGTCTTCCAGTTCCACCATCTGCTGCCCGAATTCTCGGCCGCGGAGAACGTCGCCCTTCCGCTGCGGATCGCCGCGGTTCCCGCTCGCGAGGCGCGCCGGCGGGCGGGCGAGATCCTCGACCGCGTCGGGCTGGCGGGACGCGCGGATCACTTTCCCGCCGAGATGTCGGGCGGCGAGCTCCAGCGCGCCGCGGTCGGCCGCGCGATCGCGAGGAGCCCGAGGGTGATCCTCGCGGACGAGCCGACGGGCAATCTCGACCGCGCCAACGCGGACCGCGTCTTCCAGCTGCTTCGCGACGTGCAACGGGAAAGCGGGGGAAGCGTCGTGCTCGTCACCCACGATCCGGATCTCGCGTCGCGCTGTGATAAAATTTTCTCGATGTCCACACAGGGAAACGGCCAGGGAACCGCCGCGCCCGACGGCGGCAACGGAAGTCCGGATGTTTGA
- a CDS encoding ATP-dependent Clp protease ATP-binding subunit: MFEKYNEKARRALFFARYEASKLGSKVIESEHILLGILREGEDVIKEIFSRFNVKPEEIRREIEGDRIFVERISSTAELPLSEESKKILAYASHEAESMVHPYVGTEHLLVGILRVDGSVAGRLLTARGFNLYGVREETISLIKEREASKQKKELPFLAEYSRDLTAAANAGNFDPLIGRDKEVERIIQILSRRTKNNPILLGEPGVGKTAIVEGLATRIVEGAVPLFLSTKKILALDLSLIVAGTKYRGQFEERLKGILKELRENNDIMIFIDEIHSLIGAGSAEGSLDAANILKPALSRGEISCIGATTMREYRKYIEKDRSLLRRFQAVTVAPPTETETFEILEGVKERYEQFHKVRYSSEAIKTAVYQSNRYITDRFFPDKALDLLDEAGAKVKLKRVADTQNLRKLETEIKQIVKEMKKAISDKDFEKAVFLREREIELKEEIERVKAASAERPDSSQEVTRRDIEEIISSWTGIPVSSLQMEEAEKLLHMEDALKKRIVGQEQAVSAIAKAIRRSRLGVNNPNRPMGSFIFLGPSGVGKTEVARRLAEFLFENQKALVRFDMSEFMEKHAVSKLIGSPPGYVGHEEGGQLTEKIRRNPYSVILLDEIEKAHPDIANLLLQILEDGILTDAYGNVVDFKNTLIIMTSNIGTRHLVTQTRMGFGDSKEPRTHREIEDLVLRELRRDFSPEFINRIDDVIVFHPLSHEELQRVCRLLIDDVNEALRYRNVTVEIDDEAIEWLLVRAGEDPHMGARPLRRAIQKYVEDRISESLIVDREEKISSFSVSVEGDELSVAARDKETVSQVD, translated from the coding sequence ATGTTTGAAAAATACAACGAGAAGGCGAGGCGCGCCCTCTTCTTCGCCCGGTACGAAGCCTCGAAGCTCGGCTCCAAGGTGATCGAATCCGAGCACATCCTGCTCGGGATCCTGCGCGAAGGCGAGGACGTCATCAAGGAGATCTTCTCGCGCTTCAACGTCAAGCCGGAGGAGATCCGCCGGGAGATCGAGGGGGACCGGATCTTCGTCGAGCGCATCTCGTCGACCGCCGAGCTCCCTCTCTCGGAAGAATCGAAGAAGATCCTCGCGTACGCGAGCCACGAGGCGGAATCGATGGTCCATCCCTACGTGGGGACCGAGCACCTCCTCGTCGGCATTCTGCGGGTCGACGGGTCCGTCGCCGGGCGGCTCCTGACCGCGCGCGGCTTCAACCTCTACGGCGTCCGCGAAGAGACGATCTCGCTCATCAAGGAACGCGAGGCCTCGAAGCAGAAGAAGGAGCTCCCGTTCCTGGCCGAGTACAGCCGCGACCTCACGGCGGCGGCCAACGCCGGCAACTTCGACCCGCTCATCGGCCGCGACAAGGAGGTCGAGCGGATCATTCAGATCCTCTCGCGCCGCACGAAGAACAATCCGATCCTGCTCGGCGAGCCGGGAGTGGGCAAGACCGCGATCGTGGAGGGCCTCGCGACGCGCATCGTCGAGGGGGCCGTGCCGCTCTTCCTCTCGACGAAGAAGATCCTCGCGCTCGACCTGTCGCTCATCGTCGCCGGCACGAAGTACCGCGGACAGTTCGAGGAGCGCCTGAAGGGGATCCTGAAGGAGCTCCGCGAGAACAACGACATCATGATCTTCATCGACGAGATCCACTCCCTGATCGGAGCCGGATCCGCCGAGGGTTCGCTCGACGCGGCGAACATCCTGAAGCCCGCGCTCTCCCGCGGGGAGATCTCCTGCATCGGCGCGACGACGATGCGCGAATACCGAAAGTACATCGAGAAGGACCGTTCGCTCCTCCGCCGGTTCCAGGCGGTCACCGTGGCTCCGCCGACCGAGACGGAGACGTTCGAGATCCTCGAAGGGGTCAAGGAGCGCTACGAACAGTTCCACAAGGTCCGCTACTCGTCGGAAGCGATCAAGACCGCGGTCTACCAGTCGAACCGCTACATCACGGACCGCTTCTTCCCGGACAAGGCGCTCGACCTCCTCGACGAGGCCGGGGCGAAGGTGAAGTTGAAGCGGGTCGCCGACACCCAGAACCTCCGGAAGCTCGAGACCGAGATCAAGCAGATCGTCAAGGAGATGAAGAAGGCGATCTCGGACAAGGACTTCGAGAAGGCGGTGTTCCTGCGGGAACGCGAGATCGAGCTCAAGGAGGAGATCGAGCGGGTCAAGGCCGCGTCCGCGGAGCGGCCGGATTCTTCCCAGGAGGTCACGCGCCGCGACATCGAGGAGATCATCTCGTCGTGGACGGGGATCCCGGTCTCCTCCCTCCAGATGGAGGAGGCGGAGAAGCTGCTCCACATGGAGGACGCGCTCAAGAAGCGGATCGTCGGCCAGGAGCAGGCGGTTTCGGCCATCGCGAAGGCGATCCGACGCTCGCGGCTCGGGGTCAACAATCCGAACCGGCCGATGGGCTCGTTCATCTTCCTCGGCCCGTCGGGCGTCGGAAAGACCGAGGTCGCGCGCCGGCTCGCCGAGTTCCTCTTCGAAAACCAGAAGGCGCTCGTCCGGTTCGACATGTCGGAATTCATGGAGAAGCACGCCGTCTCCAAGCTCATCGGCTCGCCTCCCGGGTACGTCGGCCACGAGGAGGGGGGGCAGCTCACCGAGAAGATCCGGCGCAATCCCTACAGCGTGATCCTCCTCGACGAGATCGAGAAGGCGCACCCGGACATCGCGAACCTGCTCCTGCAGATCCTGGAAGACGGGATCCTGACCGACGCGTACGGGAACGTCGTCGATTTCAAGAACACGCTGATCATCATGACGTCGAACATCGGAACGCGTCATCTCGTGACCCAGACCCGGATGGGGTTCGGCGATTCGAAGGAACCCCGCACGCATCGCGAGATCGAGGACCTGGTGCTGAGGGAGCTCCGTCGCGATTTCTCGCCGGAGTTCATCAACCGCATCGACGACGTGATCGTCTTCCACCCGCTGTCGCACGAAGAGCTCCAGCGCGTCTGCCGGCTGCTCATCGACGACGTCAACGAGGCGCTCCGGTACAGGAACGTCACCGTCGAGATCGACGACGAGGCGATCGAGTGGCTGCTCGTCCGCGCCGGCGAGGACCCGCACATGGGGGCGCGGCCGCTCCGCCGCGCGATCCAGAAGTACGTCGAGGATCGGATTTCCGAATCGCTGATCGTGGACCGGGAGGAGAAGATTTCGAGCTTCTCCGTCAGCGTGGAGGGTGACGAGCTCTCGGTCGCTGCGCGCGACAAAGAGACCGTGAGCCAGGTAGACTGA